GAGAAAGTTTTTTCTTGATAGAAGCAAATAATGCGATTTCCTCTTCATTTGAAGGGTTATTAAGAACTGAAATATCTTCTTCTGCTTTGCTCCCTAAGATAAGTAATCCAGTCGCATCACCACCATCGTCAAGAATCATATTTGCAGATTCACCATCTCTCCATTCAAAAATTTTGTGTGTGTATTCCCAGTATTCATCTAGGGTCTCACCCTTCTTAGCAAATACTGGGACACCTGAATTTGCGATAGCAGCTGCAGCATGATCTTGTGTAGAAAAAATATTACAAGAAGCCCATCTAACTTTTGCCCCAAGTGCAACAAGAGTCTCAATTAGTACACCTGTTTGGATAGTCATATGGAGACTACCTGCAATAAAAGCGCCTTTTAATGGTTGTTGGGATCCATATTTTTCTCTAAGTGCCATTAGGCCAGGCATTTCTGTTTCAGCAATTAAAAGTTCTTTTCTCCCGAATTCTGCCTCGGTAATATCTTTAACTACATAATCAGTATTTTTTTCAATACTGTTGAGATTTGACTTGGTTGCTGCAAACATAACTTGAACTATCTATGGGAGATTGTGAAAAAAAATAATAAAAAACAATTCGAGGTTTTCAATTCATTTGCTCAGCAAAATAATTATTTCTGCTGGACTCTAGACAAACCTGAATCAACGATCTCATTAGGTTCAACATTAACAAAAAAATTTCCAGATATAAGCATTCTCCTTTTAAATGGGCCTCTTGGTGCAGGAAAAACCACATTAGTTAAAGGAATTGCAAAAAGTCTAAGCATCAAAGAGCCCATAACTTCACCAACGTTCCCCTTATCCCAACATTATCCATGGGGATCTCCTCCATTGATACATCTTGATCTTTACAGAATTGAAGAACCAAATGCAGCAAACGAATTTTTTTTACAAGAAGAAGAAGAATCCAAAGCCATGGGAGCATTGATGGTCATTGAATGGCCAGAAAGATTATCTCTTCCAATTAATGATGCTTGGAGAGGAAAATTAGAATATTCCACAGACAAGCAATCCCGCCTTTTTCAGCTGATTCCTCCTCTATGATTAAGACAATAAATTATCAATATCTTCAAGGTAAGGTTGTGGGTCTATCGCCCCGATTCCAGTGCAAACATGAGAACCACATGCAATTCCAAATTGAATAATATCTTCAGCAATTTGTTGACTTATTTGATCTAAATCAACAGACAAAAGTTTATAAATCAATCCTGCTGTAAATGCATCACCAGCTCCAGTCGTATCAACTACAGACGAAGGAGTTATTGCAAATGATTTGCCAGTATGATAATTAAGTCGCCATGAAATGGGATTTGATCCATCAGTAACAACAACAGATGGTCTATGAACAAAAGATGAAGAAATTTGAGTTGGATCAGATGAGTTGAAAAACCATTGGGCCTCTTCTTTTGCGAGTTTGATTAATGAAACGTTTTTTAAAATTGAAAGTATTTGATTTTTCTCTTTCGTGGATGGCTCTAAGACCGTTGAAACTTGATTTCGCCAAAAAGTCGGACGCCAATTCAGATCCAATGCGATTCTTATTCCTGCATGCAAAGCATTTTCTATAGTCCACAACAAAGCTTTAGATGATATTT
The sequence above is drawn from the Prochlorococcus marinus str. MIT 1013 genome and encodes:
- the tsaE gene encoding tRNA (adenosine(37)-N6)-threonylcarbamoyltransferase complex ATPase subunit type 1 TsaE encodes the protein MKKNNKKQFEVFNSFAQQNNYFCWTLDKPESTISLGSTLTKKFPDISILLLNGPLGAGKTTLVKGIAKSLSIKEPITSPTFPLSQHYPWGSPPLIHLDLYRIEEPNAANEFFLQEEEESKAMGALMVIEWPERLSLPINDAWRGKLEYSTDKQSRLFQLIPPL
- a CDS encoding carbohydrate kinase family protein yields the protein MNTGSVIAIGEALIDRLGPLGGDPSFDLPVTDCFGGAPANVACALSRLGVNVSFIGCLGNDAFGKNLKNLLIQRGINTSGLQHDTHRPTRVVLVRRDSDGERSFEGFDGDKGLGFADQAISREKIIRDWPLVAKKAQWLIAGTIPLASEISSKALLWTIENALHAGIRIALDLNWRPTFWRNQVSTVLEPSTKEKNQILSILKNVSLIKLAKEEAQWFFNSSDPTQISSSFVHRPSVVVTDGSNPISWRLNYHTGKSFAITPSSVVDTTGAGDAFTAGLIYKLLSVDLDQISQQIAEDIIQFGIACGSHVCTGIGAIDPQPYLEDIDNLLS